A single window of Deltaproteobacteria bacterium DNA harbors:
- a CDS encoding endonuclease/exonuclease/phosphatase family protein, with product MSAKRESLRVITYNVWHGLNPTSMLKFGEFETPAERERRLQLFLTQAREADADILFLQEVNPAPALTERIARELDMDAAWVFDNTGIKIAGFGVPTNLFSGLAILAKRDLGLADLGVRQLSGSLWYASRAVCFQTSEVRTAGAATIRVNGREILLVVTHLHHGPEITSEIRDAIEGLPRKGKIPATRPAEIFATMAESDERRRDELAAATTWMRELGFAREPVIFAGDFNASPESEELAWLRREHRFTSVTKDDDPQTLLMTWDYANNPNTHTLKTFKPVYEFEAAVNDVLQPILEQEIRRLDYIFLRDAPDWAEVRNAGLFGTRLENDRPASDHFGVVADIGLGTNP from the coding sequence ATGTCCGCGAAACGCGAATCCCTGCGCGTGATCACCTACAACGTCTGGCACGGCCTGAACCCCACCAGCATGCTGAAGTTCGGCGAGTTCGAAACGCCGGCCGAGCGCGAACGACGCCTGCAACTCTTTCTCACGCAGGCCCGCGAGGCGGACGCCGACATCCTTTTCCTGCAGGAGGTGAACCCCGCCCCGGCGCTCACGGAGCGCATCGCGCGCGAACTGGACATGGACGCCGCGTGGGTCTTCGACAACACGGGCATCAAGATCGCGGGGTTCGGCGTGCCGACGAATCTGTTCTCGGGGCTCGCGATTCTGGCGAAGCGCGATCTGGGTCTTGCGGATCTGGGCGTGCGCCAGCTCTCCGGATCGCTGTGGTATGCGTCGCGCGCCGTCTGCTTTCAGACGTCCGAGGTGCGCACCGCGGGGGCGGCCACGATTCGCGTGAACGGTCGCGAGATCCTGCTGGTCGTCACGCACCTGCACCACGGGCCGGAAATCACGAGCGAGATCCGCGACGCGATCGAAGGACTCCCCCGAAAGGGAAAGATCCCGGCGACGCGCCCGGCCGAGATCTTCGCGACCATGGCGGAATCGGACGAACGACGACGCGACGAGCTGGCCGCCGCGACGACGTGGATGCGCGAGCTGGGCTTCGCGCGCGAGCCGGTGATTTTCGCGGGAGACTTCAACGCCTCGCCGGAGTCGGAGGAGCTCGCGTGGCTGCGGCGCGAACACCGCTTCACGTCGGTCACGAAGGACGACGATCCGCAAACGCTGCTGATGACGTGGGATTACGCCAACAACCCCAACACGCACACCCTCAAGACCTTCAAGCCGGTCTACGAGTTCGAGGCGGCGGTGAACGACGTGCTTCAGCCGATTCTGGAGCAGGAGATCCGGCGGCTCGACTACATCTTTTTGCGCGACGCGCCCGACTGGGCCGAGGTCCGCAATGCGGGGCTCTTCGGCACGCGACTCGAAAACGACCGCCCGGCGTCCGACCACTTCGGCGTCGTCGCGGACATCGGACTCGGGACAAACCCTTAG